In one Magallana gigas chromosome 7, xbMagGiga1.1, whole genome shotgun sequence genomic region, the following are encoded:
- the LOC136270231 gene encoding uncharacterized protein: MVEEKHKLLPSLKSIPGTMKIHQIITNKPGEIAHRSVSCTCNDPSTHSCHDLKKFVFDSHPANTASSTPMNRAKNSIVALSVEDQRAKFFEETLRAFAKMKTFDEILMLSMSIENLIKSYEMCEFIPSLHYTGLSVDEISMSIYPADITQEQVMYTVSVSADGNCLPYTGGVHAFGTEKRGAEMRVRIVTELALHQLYLDQTYLQRGLDVSTTNLPMRFAMYSESYLPGLLLNATSINTLFQNEVVNVSRDKCYMGIWQLFALSSILKRPIVSVYPQLGNPSVRMDLNRTIFPREEQRSNKAFIMWISTRTDMVHVHWVPNHFIPVLPIDVVHKPSDIEIQRWRLKAQRTKEKVKTEKDMNSNGMFKSGEEEKKTEHQESFLEKNTEHSRRKTAEFDTSEQSRTPEHEKEME, from the coding sequence ATGGTTGAAGAAAAGCACAAATTGCTTCCATCATTGAAATCCATTCCTGGAACCATGAAAATTCACCAGATTATCACAAACAAACCTGGAGAGATTGCCCATCGATCTGTTAGCTGTACATGCAATGACCCATCCACTCATTCTTGCCACGATCTGAAAAAGTTTGTTTTTGACTCTCATCCTGCTAACACAGCCAGTTCAACTCCAATGAACAGGGCAAAAAACTCTATCGTGGCATTATCTGTTGAGGATCAGCGGGCAAAATTCTTTGAAGAAACACTTCGGGCTTTTgcgaaaatgaaaacatttgacGAAATACTCATGCTGTCTATGAGCATTGAAAACCTCATCAAGTCTTATGAAATGTGTGAGTTTATCCCTTCACTGCACTATACAGGGTTGAGCGTAGATGAAATATCGATGAGTATATATCCAGCAGACATAACACAAGAACAGGTTATGTATACTGTTTCTGTTTCAGCAGATGGTAATTGCCTGCCTTACACTGGCGGTGTGCATGCATTTGGCACTGAGAAAAGGGGAGCAGAAATGAGAGTTCGCATTGTAACAGAGCTTGCACTTCATCAACTGTATCTTGACCAGACATATCTGCAGAGGGGGCTGGATGTTTCAACTACGAATTTGCCAATGCGATTTGCCATGTATTCAGAATCTTACCTACCTGGATTGCTGTTAAATGCAACTTCCATCAACACTTTGTTTCAGAACGAAGTTGTTAATGTAAGTAGAGACAAATGTTATATGGGCATTTGGCAGTTGTTTGCTCTTTCTAGTATCCTGAAAAGACCCATAGTCTCTGTGTATCCTCAGCTTGGAAATCCTTCAGTAAGAATGGACCTAAACAGGACAATATTTCCCCGAGAAGAACAAAGGAGCAACAAGGCGTTTATTATGTGGATAAGTACAAGAACCGACATGGTACATGTCCATTGGGTTCCGAATCATTTCATTCCAGTGTTGCCAATAGATGTAGTTCACAAACCATCAGACATTGAAATCCAAAGATGGAGACTTAAAGCTCAGAGAACCAAAGAAAAGGTTAAAACCGAGAAAGATATGAATAGCAATGGTATGTTCAAATCAGGTgaagaagagaaaaaaacaGAACATCAAGagtcatttctagaaaagaatACAGAACATTCAAGAAGGAAAACCGCAGAATTCGATACTTCTGAACAGAGTAGGACACCTGAGCACGAAAAAGAAATGGAATAG